A genomic region of Phragmites australis chromosome 2, lpPhrAust1.1, whole genome shotgun sequence contains the following coding sequences:
- the LOC133908600 gene encoding alpha-amylase 3, chloroplastic-like, whose protein sequence is MSVGSWCIPAIPQAAPPARCGRLGGAFLVAERPRAGRCRATHGRLRLGGRVVTRAGAAETPVAGSEDAGVVFSEKFPLRRCRNMEGKAWVRVDAEPDGDGKCKVVVGCDVEGKWVLHWGVSYDGEQGREWDQPPLEMRPPGSVPIKDYAIETPLEILPNLEGQMLCEVQIKFDKDTPIAAINFVLKDEETGAWFQHEGRDFRISLSGSFDGGVPLGVKQDICTWPGALGHVLNKLEGSSAQPQETAPGDKSLSGKHISGFYEEYPILKSEYVQNFVTVTVRKDSEAHKRLVEFDTDIPGEVIIHWGICKDNTMAWQIPPEPHPPATRIFRQKALQTLLQQKADGTGSSVSFLLDAEYSGLFFVLKLDEYTWLRNVENGSDFCIPFTKVDQRRSTQDADKVEAQKVDDKSVQADGLISDIRNLVVGLSSRRGQRVKNKVLQEGILQEIERLAAEAYSIFRSPTIDPVEELVYLDVPSSAKPVCSGTGSGFEILCQGFNWESHKSGKWYVELGTKVNELSSLGFTIIWSPPPTDSVSPEGYMPSDLYNLNSRYGTMDELKELVKKFHEAGIKVLGDAVLNHRCAQFQNNNGVWNIFGGHLNWDDRAVVADDPHFQGRGNKSSGDNFHAAPNIDHSQEFVRNDLKEWLCWMRKEVGYDGWRLDFVRGFWGGYVKDYLEASEPYFAVGEYWDSLSYTYGEMDYNQDAHRQRIVDWINATTGAAGAFDVTTKGILHAALERSEYWRLSDEKGKPPGVLGWWPSRAVTFIENHDTGSTQGHWRFPRGKELQGYAYILTHPGTPEVFYDHIFSHLQPEIAKFISIRRRLKIHCRSKIKILKAERSLYAAEVDEKLTMKIGSQHFEPSGPLNWIVSAEGQDYKIWEVSS, encoded by the exons atgTCGGTGGGTAGCTGGTGCATTCCGGCGATCCCGCAGGCGGCACCGCCGGCGAGGTGTGGGCGGCTCGGGGGCGCCTTCCTGGTGGCTGAGCGGCCGCGGGCGGGGCGGTGCCGCGCCACGCACGGACGCTTGAGGCTCGGCGGCCGCGTCGTGACCCGCGCCGGCGCGGCGGAGACGCCGGTGGCTGGTTCCGAGGACGCTGGGGTGGTGTTCTCCGAGAAGTTCCCCTTGCGCCGATGCCGAAAT ATGGAAGGGAAGGCATGGGTGAGGGTGGACGCGGAGCCGGATGGGGACGGCAAGTGCAAGGTCGTGGTCGGATGCGATGTGGAGGGGAAGTGGGTGCTGCACTGGGGAGTCTCTTACGATGGTGAACAGGGAAG AGAATGGGATCAGCCTCCTTTGGAAATGAGACCGCCCGGATCAGTTCCAATCAAG GACTACGCAATTGAAACACCATTGGAGATTTTACCCAATTTGGAAGGGCAGATGCTTTGTgaagtgcagatcaaatttgataAGGACACTCCGATTGCTGCTATCAATTTTGTCCTAAAG GACGAGGAAACAGGTGCATGGTTTCAACATGAGGGCAGGGATTTCAGAATATCCTTAAGCGGGTCCTTTGATGGTGGAGTTCCATTAGGAGTAAAACAAGATATTTGTACCTGGCCAG GAGCTTTAGGGCATGTGTTGAACAAACTTGAAGGATCTAGTGCTCAGCCACAAGAAACTGCACCTGGGGATAAAAGTTTGAGTGGAAAGCATATTTCCGGGTTCTATGAGGAATACCCCATCTTAAAATCAGAGTACGTCCAGAATTTTGTGACTGTTACTGTGAGGAAAGATAGCGAAGCACATAAAAGGCTTGTGGAATTTGACACTGACATTCCTGGAGAAGTTATCATTCATTGGGGAATTTGTAAAGACAATACCATGGCATGGCAGATCCCTCCAGAACCACATCCACCAGCAACGAGAATCTTCCGACAGAAAGCTCTTCAGACCTTGCTACAG CAAAAAGCTGATGGGACTGGCAGCTCTGTATCCTTCTTACTAGATGCAGAGTATTCTGGTCTGTTTTTCGTGCTCAAACTTGATGAGTATACTTGGTTGAGAAATGTGGAGAATGGATCCGATTTCTGCATTCCTTTTACAAAAGTGGACCAGCGCAGAAGCACCCAAGATGCTGATAAGGTTGAGGCACAGAAAGTTGATGATAAGTCTGTACAAGCAGATGGTTTAATAAGTGATATAAGAAATCTGGTGGTTGGCTTGTCGTCTAGAAGAGGTCAGAGAGTTAAGAATAAAGTTCTGCAAGAGGGTATCCTGCAAGAAATTGAAAGGCTAGCAGCAGAAGCTTATAGCATTTTTAGGAGCCCCACAATTGATCCTGTAGAGGAGCTTGTTTACCTCGATGTCCCATCAAGTGCAAAGCCAGTTTGTTCTGGCACTGGATCTGGCTTTGAAATATTATGCCAAGGATTTAACTGGGAATCTCATAAGTCAGGGAAATGGTATGTTGAACTTGGTACAAAGGTCAACGAGTTGTCATCCCTGGGTTTTACCATTATTTGGTCACCACCACCTACTGATTCTGTATCACCTGAGGGATACATGCCAAGTGATTTATATAACCTAAACTCCAG ATATGGGACCATGgatgagttgaaggagcttgtGAAAAAATTTCATGAAGCTGGCATCAAAGTTCTTGGTGATGCTGTTCTAAACCACAGGTGTGCTCAGTTTCAGAACAACAATGGTGTCTGGAATATTTTTGGTGGGCATCTTAACTGGGACGATCGAGCGGTTGTCGCTGATGATCCACATTTCCAG GGAAGAGGAAACAAGAGCAGTGGAGATAATTTCCATGCAGCACCTAACATTGATCACTCACAAGAGTTCGTGAGGAATGATCTTAAAGAATGGCTTTGCTGGATGAG AAAGGAAGTTGGATATGATGGATGGAGGCTCGACTTCGTTCGTGGTTTCTGGGGTGGATATGTCAAAGACTATTTGGAAGCAAGTGAACCATACTTTGCTGTAGGAGAGTACTGGGACTCCCTCAGTTACACTTATGGTGAAATGGACTACAATCAAGATGCCCACAGACAGAGAATTGTTGACTGGATAAATGCTACAACTGGAGCTGCTGGTGCATTTGACGTCACCACTAAAGGAATACTTCATGCT GCACTTGAAAGATCTGAGTATTGGCGCTTGTCTGATGAAAAAGGAAAACCCCCTGGAGTATTAGGTTGGTGGCCGTCACGAGCAGTCACGTTTATAGAGAATCATGATACTGGTTCTACTCAG GGTCATTGGAGATTCCCCCGTGGTAAGGAGTTGCAAGGATATGCCTACATCCTGACGCACCCTGGCACTCCTGAAGTCTTCTATGATCACATTTTTTCGCACTTACAACCCGAGATCGCTAAATTTATCTCCATTAGACGACGTCTGAAGATTCATTGCCGCAGCAAG ATCAAGATACTCAAGGCGGAAAGGAGTTTATACGCCGCTGAGGTCGATGAGAAGTTAACAATGAAAATCGGCTCACAGCATTTTGAGCCAAGCGGTCCCCTAAACTGGATCGTTTCTGCCGAGGGACAGGATTACAAAATCTGGGAAGTGTCATCATAG
- the LOC133908602 gene encoding mitochondrial outer membrane protein porin 4-like, producing the protein MGPGLYSDIGKKARDLLYRDFQTDQKFTLTTYAANGAAITAASTKKNEAIFSEIQTQLKQKNFTLDVKATSESLLLATITTEDLGVPGLKKIVTIPFPYQTAGKAEVQYLHDYAGISASVGLNSKPLVNLSGVFGNKAIAVGADVAYDTATGNFTKYNAGVSLTNADLIAAVTLNNKCDSLTASYYHLVNTENNTAVGVELTHSFSSNKNTITFGTQHTLDPQTTVKARYNNHGMASALIQHEWRPKSLFTLSTEVDTNAFEKSSKVGLSLVLKP; encoded by the exons ATGGGTCCCGGGCTCTACTCCGACATTGGCAAGAAGGCCAGGG ATCTCCTCTACAGGGATTTCCAGACGGACCAGAAGTTTACCCTGACCACCTACGCCGCGAATGGAGCC GCGATAACAGCTGCAAGCACAAAGAAAAATGAGGCTATCTTTAGTGAGATCCAGACCCAACTGAAGCAGAAGAATTTCACATTGGATGTGAAAGCAACTTCAGAGTCTCTG CTGTTAGCTACAATCACAACTGAGGATCTTGGTGTACCAGGCTTGAAAAAGATTGTAACCATTCCTTTTCCATATCAAACAGCTGGAAAG GCTGAAGTCCAGTACTTGCATGATTATGCTGGTATCAGTGCCAGTGTTGGCTTGAACTCAAAACCTTTGGTTAACCTTTCTGGTGTGTTTGGCAACAAAGCTATTGCTGTTGGTGCTGATGTTGCATATGATACAGCTACTGGGAATTTCACCAAGTACAATGCTGGAGTGAGTCTGACCAATGCAGATCTCATTGCTGCTGTGACCTT GAACAACAAATGTGACAGCCTCACTGCGTCCTACTACCACTTGGTGAACACGGAGAACAACACAGCTGTTGGAGTGGAGCTGACCCACAGCTTCTCAAGCAATAAGAACACCATCACCTTCGGGACGCAGCATACCCTGGACCCTCAAACCACTGTGAAGGCACGCTACAACAACCATGGCATGGCCAGCGCTCTCATCCAGCACGAGTGGAGGCCCAAGTCACTCTTCACCCTCTCCACTGAGGTCGACACCAATGCGTTCGAGAAGAGCTCCAAGGTCGGGCTGTCGCTGGTTCTTAAGccctga